The window CACACAGCACCCTGCTCTCTGCACCCACACACAGCACCCTGCTCTGTCCATCCCACACACAGCACCCTGCTCTCTGCACCCCACACAGCACCCTGTTCTCCCCACCCCACACCTGGGCACCTGTGGCACCCACAGGTGAGTGCTCTCTCTCACAGCAGGTCTCAGAGTGTGTTCTGACATTAATGTACCCCCTCCCCACAGCTCATCCTCATCACAAGTGCCAGTTTCACTTGAAAAATCACTCAAGACTGAAGGAAGTCAGGTTCTCCACGGGAGCATCACATGAATGGGCAAAAAGTCTCAAACACAGAGCAAGGTGAAGTGTTTTTCAGAAGTACCCAATGCAAAGCTACACCTCCTCCAAACAACTGTTCCTGCTAGGCACTCCCCACAAATGACCTGATGTGCATATCTTGGGGCTGGGTACCTGGCTTTGCTTAGTAAAAGATGACAAGTTGttataataaaaataatgcatttataaatattttacattttttaacaACAGCTACTGTTTATAATTAATTCTTTTGTCTCTGTCTTTTCCTGGCTTCTCTTTAGCAAGATAGGACAGTCAACTATTCTGAAATAATTATGACTTAAATTCATTTTATAGAGGATTTGTTACCTGATATTCTGAATTGAGATTCACTGCCTTAGAATGGAACATGTTTTCTTAGATAAAGCTCTTTCAGCAGTCTCCCACAATATGGTTCCTCTGTGTTTTTACCCACATCTGTGTGATCAAACAGCAAGAGTAAATCCAAACACTTCAGGAAGACTTCCTTCCACAGACAAGTACAGCTGAATGTACATACTTAACATTTTACTAGTGAAACACTTGTCTAGGTATGTCCTGTTACCCTAGACTGTTTTTCATTCACTTGACATTCTTTTGTCTCTAGGAATGGATCAGTATTTTCAGTGTGTCCCAGATAACTGCTACATTTGAATTTGGTGGTACTGTGTCTCCTGGAAGAGCATTTTAGCCCACAAAATACACTTGTAGTTCCAGCTCTTCCCTCAAGTCCTATTCACTTGTTACCTGACAAAGGTCATTTCCTCACATCTGAGTTTGCCAGTGCTCCATGAAGCCAAGGCTTCACCCCCAAAAATTTCATATCCTCAGCTATTAAAGACTGTCTTGTTCAAGTAACATTTTGAGGCAGGTACAAATGCAGGATTTTACACTCACCCTGTATTTTCAGTCTCTTGCAGCATTGCTGATCTctcacttggaaaaaaaataccATTGTCTCCCTCTTTTCTGGATCTCAGGAttgctggcacagctcagctacCAACTGTGTTCCCTAGGGTTAACATACTGGTTATGGGCTGTTTCAGCAGCTTAGAAAACTGCTTATTTTTACACTGGAATCTCACTGAATCTCACtgtcaaaaacaacaacaaaaaaaaaaagaaaaaaaaaaggtgttcttTTTCTTGCTCTTATTTGGCTGCTGTCAGTTGTTACtgatttttaaagcaaatttagCTCCTTATGGAAATTACTGTTAACTGGTTATTTCTTGACTTACAGGATAGGATAAGTAGCAGAAAATGTTAGTCCTCTTTCCCAGGATTACTCAATGTGCTGGATACTCTGGGTAGAACATTTGTGGTTATTCTGACAAGGTCTTCTACCTGCACGTGAAGAACCCATATTTATTCCATGCCACAAGCATCAGTAATCATATTAGAACAGCTTATGTTGAACAAATACTTTTATTTACAAGAGCATATGtgagttttaaaataaaaaaaaagaaacatatcCACTTTCAGTCTTCAGTCTGCTTTAGCTTAAGTCTCCAGCTCGACTCGTTTGGCTTTCTAGTCTGAAGATCAAATTTGTGGCAAAATGGCAATAACCCAGTAATTTGGAGCCAGCCTTGCCCGGGAGCTCTGGCCTGGCCTAGTCTCTCCGTACATAGAAGATGTTGTAGCCCAGTTCCAGCAGGGCCCCCAGCAGCAGGGCCCACAGGGGGATGAACACGTAGGCCAGCTTCATGGTGGTGAAGCGCTGCAGCTTGGCACACAGGGCCAGGCAGAAGGCCACTTTCAGCAGCATGGCCACCAGGTACCAGACCTTCTTCTTCATGTTCTGCGAGCCGTTGCGGGGGTCGAAGCCGGACTTGCAGCGCCCGGCCATCTTCACAATCAACATCACCAGAAGGATGGTGTCGAAGATCCACACGGGAATGAAAATGAGGAACCAGTTCCACGGGGCTTTCTCATCCAACTTCAGCACCAGCATGATCAGGAAGAGTAAGGTAAAAAGCCATGTCAGCAGCACTCTTTGCGCCAGGGACATTCTCATTTAAACAGCTTGGAGAGGAAGGCCTTGGCTGTCAGCAACAACCTAAGGAAACACAAGGGCAGGGAGGGCATCAAAGGAAGGCACTGACtgttgtggtgcagaatgattgccaaaccatggttggtaaatcagttcttcctctacaggagggtcagtgttttccactgaggcttctaggtcatccattggagcactgagggcttccaaatggtagacctcaggagggggagatgagcttgaaattaacttgagaaccatgccaAACCAattttgattagtccaaaaacaatgctgacaactacaataactataactaaaataaaaggcactaaaaacacagttttcagaatagatcccaaccagcccgagaacTGACACCATCAGGCAAATTCCACAAAGACAGCAATTCCTCGCTCTGGCTTTCCCACTCCTAGCCTCACCCACTGTGGGATCTCGgcacctcaggacagaggtgcagagtgaccgagaccacccttggggggctcgggagtcctggaatgtgccagaagtgtctggggctggactttgatcctgcacgggagacgacacctgtatgaggatgggaggatctcactgggtgaatggtgaagggataagttaattagagtgtgaaacacagggtttaggatttctgtacaggggggtttagagaagtaagatggaggaattggggcatgtcctgtccttcttcttcttcacctccatcttctgtggtgatgttggcactttgggattggttattactagaagtgcactgatcaataagggtgacaagtattggaaggaaaaggtaaatattgtatacataactttgagtataaagataggtgaccgccccgggggctctcagtgtgctcatggctggctgctgtgcagacctctgtcgggctgagagaaaatcttttagataaacaattaataaacactgaagactgagaaaaaacctgaagcctcttctcgtcctttggagcgtgggctgcccaaggccatctccggccataaatcagccgggagaaaTCCGGCAACCCACCCCTTGATAACCAGCATGCTCAGCTGAGCAGGGTTTGTTCCAGTCCCCATTCCCTTGCAGTGCCTCAGGTCAGCTGTGTGAGCGCCTTCATCTCAATTCGTTCTGTGAAACAAACTGTACTTCAATCCCAAACAAGCTGTCAGGCTCAGTTTGGGATTTCTGAACGTTCAGAATATCTTCAGATCCATTTTGCACCGGTGCTGAGGCACTCGGAGCTAACACTcgacaacaaaacaaaacagttttGTCTCTGTAAcaaaataaccacagcaaaaccccaaaccagcacaGGAGGCCCTGAGGGttcctgcagctggcagagctgcagctgaactgACCTGGGCCAGCCAGCAATCCTCGAGTGACCAAAGGCTGCAGACAAGCTTTGCTCCCTGGCAGGCACCTCACGTGTTTCAGACACTGGCTGACAGCTTTATTGGCTGGGTAGGGTATTTAAATTTCTCTGTAGTCAtgacaaaagaaaaagaagataaatgCGTCTGCTGTTGCAGTCATCAAAGTGAAGTTTTTATCTTCCTAACTGGATAGTTTTTACCACTGCACCTGCCAAAAGCCTTTCACTACAGGTGTAAAAAGCAGAAGTGTGAAGGACTGTGATCTTCCTCTCGATTTCATGCTACAAAAATGAATCATTTTTACCTGTGAAATGGTGCTGAAATATGTATTTTAATTATTTCAAAAATTTGAGTTAAAATTTTTACTAATTCCCTTTAGAACACAAATAATCTTTCACCTGAAATAAGAAAATGAGCTTTGATTTATTCCAGACTAGAAAAAGATCTGAATGGCTGGGAGTGTGATGAtgtgctctgaagcactgaatgcTGAGGGAAGGACAGGAGCTGGGAGGCATTACCACAGCACCCAACATCTCCTGGCTGTGGTGCTC of the Melospiza melodia melodia isolate bMelMel2 chromosome 4, bMelMel2.pri, whole genome shotgun sequence genome contains:
- the TMEM60 gene encoding transmembrane protein 60, translated to MRMSLAQRVLLTWLFTLLFLIMLVLKLDEKAPWNWFLIFIPVWIFDTILLVMLIVKMAGRCKSGFDPRNGSQNMKKKVWYLVAMLLKVAFCLALCAKLQRFTTMKLAYVFIPLWALLLGALLELGYNIFYVRRD